DNA sequence from the Strigops habroptila isolate Jane chromosome 4, bStrHab1.2.pri, whole genome shotgun sequence genome:
CCAGAGACATGGCCTGGGGCAAAGCACTGAGGCACTCGGACACAAAGACCCCAACATCCCTCAGTGCCAAGTCTCACATGGCTCTCAGTGGCTTGTCACTAAGGGTTTGTTTCATCCCCACCcaaattcacagaatcacagaattgtttaggttggaaaagatcttcaAGATTATCGAGTCCAACTtttaacctagcactgccaagtccatcactaaaccatgtccctaagtgccacatctacaaagcttttaaatacctccaggtATGATGAGTGAACCACTTCCCTGGCTTAGCAATTGTGAGATTTCTCCCCGTTGTTTATAGAGTATTTTGTCTGCCTCTTCATTCTGGTTGGGAGGTCTGTAACAGACTCCCACCATGATATCTGCCttgttggccttccccctgattCCTACCCATAAACACTCAACCCTATCATCACCATCATTAAGCTCTAGACAATCAAAACACTCCCTTACAAGCCCATCCCACTGCCTCTCCTTCCTTACCTACCACTTCTGAAGAGCTTATAGCCATACATTGCAGCACCCAGTTGTGGAgtcatcccaccatgtttctgtgatggcaaCTGTCatagttttcctgctgcacaatgtcttccagctcctcctgtttcttGCCCATGCTGCGTGCAGTGGCGTAGATGCACTTTGGTTGGGCTATTGATCCCACCACCTTTTCAGGGGAAGAAGCCCTAATTCCTATGTGACCATTCTCAGGTGCTTCCATGGTTTCTAACACATCAATAACCTTTGTGTCTTTGCTGCCACATGGAtctccatcccctccctccactGAGATGGCAGGCTGAAGGACCTCACTAGCACACTGTCAACACATCCAGGGGAGGATGATACTCACAGTCCAGGAAGCACCACTTGGCTGACAGCTTCTGGGATGACAGTGTCTTCGGTTTGGCTCCATCTCCCTCCTGcataacaaaaagagagaataaagtTGTGTCTCTTGGCCTTCCCACCAATCCCCAGAGCATCCCTCCTACTTTAGGAGGTCCCTGCAGACACGGAAGACCACAGGCGCTTGGATGTCAAGGGGAACTTGAACACAGGCACGGCATGCAGCTATGGAGAGCAGCATGGGATAGACTGGAGCCGACACACACCAGCTCCCTGGAGCAAGATGTGCCACAAGATGAGCCCACAAGACTCGCACAGCGGACATGACAGATGGGCCTGGGGGACAGAGCGAGGCCATACACACCTGAAAGAGCAGGTGCTCTaaagcagagagctggggaGCGAAATCCTGCAGAAAGGCAAGGTGTGCCATTACAGCATTTGTCTGGGTGGCCCCCCATCCCCTCTAGTCCCACTGGAGTTGCTTAACATGTTGCCATATCTGGCTTTATACACTGCCTGGCCAAGGTCCCTGGTCCCTGTCCTGCTTTGAGGCCAGAGCACAGAGcccaggaagagagaagaagtAAACCATGAGGTGACTGAGGAACACCACCCTCAATGCACAGCTTTAGGAGATTGCAGAGGCATAAGTCTACCAGGTTGACACCACAAGAAAGCATTACCCTCGGAGCCTGGGAACTGCTAGCAATGTGCCTGCCTGCATGTCCTCACCAGTGCCTAGGCAGGAAgcaggcaggggacaggcatgcagagcaggcagagcaagAAGCAGATGCCAGTGTGCCAGCCTGGGCAAGCCTCTCTGCGACTCAGTCCTGAAGGACAGACACTATGCACGTATTGGATGGGATTCCCTCAGGCACAAGAGCCAGGTAACTGGGCACTGAGCAAGGTCCCTTCAGCCTTCTGGGAGAAAATCAGGCTGACAGTGCAGCACCAGGAGGCACACTGTGGGCTCAGAAGGCATTGCTCACCAGGGTCATGGACACACGCTTGCCCgctggcagcagcacaaaagTTAGTACTTGCAAATATAAAGAGTTGGAGAGGGAACAACCCTAATCCAGGCACctggggagggcagagctgtgccaagAAGCACGGCGCCTGCAGAGGGCTGAAggaacacagcacagcaaatgAAGGGGCAGAAGAAAGGCCTCCCCAAACCCCCAGGGGCTGATAGACCTCCACTGGATTGTGTGCTGGCTTTTTCCACTGCCCCTTAATTTTTCTGGGCCACCGACACTCTGGACCGGGAGAACAAGGCCAGAAAAGCAACGCTGAGGAAGAAGCTGCCAGAAAGCAGGGAGCAACAAGCCATCCAGCTTGCAATCCTGCTGCCACCACATGGTGAAGGCAAACCCTGACCTGTTACCAGAAGCAGGAGGCTGTGTGTTGGTGCTTGCAGGTCAGGGAGGCTTAGAAATCCCTTCCCCAAACCCCTTTCACCCCCAGCATCCTGCCGTGACCACTTCCCATGCAGAGGCtcacctcctgcagcctctcGATTTGGGTCCGGCACAACTCCAGGTCGCTGTCTCCTGGAACCACGATGATCCCCAGCGGCACGGCTGCACAACAGGGCACAGACACAACTCAGGGAGCAGCCCATGCCCCATCCCCAACACCTCCCACAGCTTAGCTGAGGGCACTGCCATGCTCGGGGACTGTGGCTCCCACCCCCTGGTCACTCAGCTGGTCACTCACAGGCTTCCTTGAGCTTTTCCTTGTCATAGTGCAGTGCCTCGTAGTCACGCATGCTGATTCGGCTCACCCGGATCCGCAGCCGCTCGGGCACTGGCTGCTGGCTGTGTGCAGGGggcaaggaaaagggaagggatcAGGAAGTGATAGCCTGCTTTCTCCGTATCCCACTCACCCCTCCAAAACAGGCAAGAGCACAGTCTTGTGCAcaggctggggtgggggggagcttggcaccagcagcttctccaacattgaatcatagaatggtttgggttgggaaggaccttaagatcatctagttctgacACCCCTGTTATGGGCAGGAACACTTCATCCTAGGCCATGCTGCCAAtggccctgtccaacctggccttaaacactgccagggatggagcatttaccacttctttgggcaacctgttccagtgcctcaccaccctcacagtaaagaacttcttccttacttcccacctgaacttcccctgttcgAGTTTGAACacattgccccttgtcctatcgctacagtccctgatgaagagtccctctccagcatccctgtagacCCCAAACATCAGGATATGGCCATATTTCTGTGACCTGATCCCCTCCCAGGCCCTCCTTGAGAGGGGATCAAAATGTCTCTGGAAGTGATGGATCAGTCCCAttccttccccctcctgccTTGGAGAGGAGGTGGCAGATTGATCTGAGGAACTTACTCGTTGAGCAGAGGCATGGAGTTGCGCCGCTTGGTCTTCTGCACCATGTTGGCTTGGTTGCGCAGGAAGATGTGGATGCAGGAAGCCGCCAGCTTGCAGGGCTCCCCATCTACCTGCATGGGGATGGCCTTGGACGTGGTAAGAACCACCTGCCGACACTGACACAGCCGCTCCCCATGGCCACCGACCTGCAACGCAGCCTGTGAAAGGGTCCAGAGTGAGAGCAGGGCATGGACTGCGGAGTGGATGGGGGGAGCACCTACTGTCAGCCAGACGGTGCAAGCAAACCAAATTCTGAGGGTCTCAGGCCTGATCTCAGTGGGAAGGGATCCACAGAGACCAGGGCATGACAGCACCCCACCTAAACCTCAGAGAGTAAACACTGTCACACAGGCCAGCACAACTCCTCAGGAGAGGATCTGTGGGGCTGGTGGGCTGGCTGATGCCCCACCAATGGGACCAGTCACTCCCCTGGTTGCCAGCTACAACCAGCAAGAACACTGACTCACCAGGGATGTCATGGTGAAGCCAATAACTTCAATGCAGCCATCATCATGGCGCTGCGGCTCGAAGTCGTGGTGCTCCCCAGGGTTGCCCCAGGGCATGGTGCCTGCACAGTACCTGTGAAGGGATGGTGAGTGACGCACGGACAGGCACCCCAAACCCAGGCAGGGACCTGTGACATGGGGGTGAGGAGCCCAGCACATGAGGGCAGGTCCTGGGGCTGCTCACCTGGGGATGTTCAGGAAGACCAAGCACTGGGGTTTCAGGTCTTGGATCTTGGAGGTCAGGTCTGTCCCATCACACTGGAGACAACATAGGGGTGTTCAGGCTTCTGTGAGCGGGATGCTGGGATGCTGGcctcttcccccctgctccctaCAGTCACTGTTCTCCAAGCCACAGGAAGCTGATGCTCCCAGAAATACATCCTCTCCCCAACCCTGAGATACTCAGTGTGCCTCACACCTCCACAGCTCACCCCCCTCCCCGGCCCAGAGCACCCTGTGCACTTACAACCAGCTTGACGTGCTTTGCCAAGTCTTTGGAGCTGCCGGTGAGGAAGTCAGAGAAGGCTGTCTGCCAAGGCAAGAGACAGTGTTAGTGCCCAGATGTTCACTGAAATAGCATCGACCTTCAGACTTCAGCTGCTGAAAGCACCAAATCCCGTCCTTGTTCACTGGCAAagccctctcctctccccctcccaaaACAACCTGATCCATTCCACTTGCTATTTTGCCTACCAAAAGCTACGGGGCACCTTCAGCAACATGCTCTAATATTCCTttgccagcccagccctggcttTAGGGAAGAGCTGGCAAGGTGGGTCTCCTCCAGTGAGAGACCTGAGTCACAAGAGACAAATTCAGTCTCAAATTGTAATGAAGTACCATAAAACAGAGCTGATGTGACCCCATCTAGAGATACCAGGAGAGACAGTATGGCTTCTCTTACACAGATCCTAGGGTTCCCTTTGGGTTTGACTGTACAGAGAGGAGGGGagacacaaacagaaaagatgtgaGATGGTACAGAGCAGCACTTAGAACTGCTCAAATACCCATTACCCAGCCACCTGGGTAAGGAATTATATTGGGGATGGATGAACAAAGACAACATTGAGGCAGAGCTCTAGAGGTGAGATACAGGAGGGTGGCATAATTAGCCAGGGAGTGTAACTGGCCCAAGGTATAAAATAAAAGACTAAAGTAGTGTGGGGACTCTATGGAAAGGCTTCCTGTTCCTCTGCAGGGGGGGACAGCCTGGCTCGCCACAGCTCCAGAGAGGTCCTGCCTGGGTGACCATCTGTGAGCTGGAGAACAATAGTGGCAGGAGATCAAGCCAGCAACTGTACCGTAGGACAGAGAGcaagctgtgctgccagcagcactcaTAGCCAaaggggagctgcagctcccaggctgCAGCCTTTCTCCAGCTTTGGGGGGCTCAGCTTGGGTGCACGTGAAGCCTTGTGTAACTCTGGATGCGGAGaggaggcagggctgtgccagcactCCAGCTGATGCTAAGGCTGCTATGAAGGCATGCCCAGCTATCCTCCACACACTCACCCCAGCATAGAACATTTTATTCCGAAACCGGCTGTTGAACTTCTCTGGGTTGGCCtctggggaaaggagaaagaagtcCAGGTCATTGGCCTGCACATGGAAATGTTTCACTTGCCAGCTCTCCCCAGACACAGCTCTCCATCCAGCCTCGGCCAGGAGGCAGCCCCCAGCTCTCTTCCCATGCAGACACCTCTCATCCCCCTCTGCAGCCTCCACTTGCTTCTCAGGTTTGTTTCTCCTCCAACCCTGTCCTTGGGGCAATCCTCTGGGTCACTCTACTAAGGGATGCTTTACAGGCCCATCTCTGGGGCACACCCTTGCCACAGACCCTGCCCAAGCCCTGCCACCCCTCCGTACCTCGGGATTCATGGAACTCCAGTGTCACCCGTGCATCAAAGCCGAGGCTGAAGTAGTTATTAAAGACATCCAAGGGGAgctgaaagggaaaggaggaataaGGATGAGGCTGACAGTGTGTGGTCACAGCAAAGGCAAGTTCAGGATACTGCAGAGCCACGTATGGTGCTCATGAGGCTGAGCGAGCCCATTTGCCTTCCCCCTAGGAAAATACAGAGGTCACCAGCTTGAGATGATGGATTGGCCCCTGGCTCCCAGGGATAAGGGACATGGCCAAAGGGACATACTCTGCAATCACCCATGTTTCTACTACAGAAATCATCTCAGAGGGGACTGGGCTTACACCTGATGCAAGCTTTGGTTGAAAACCTCTGGTGGACATTTAGTGCTGATCATTATGTGCCTCACCATGAGTGCTGTGGGCCAGAGCCACGAGGAAAGGAGTGGAATTGGAACAGCGACAGGGAAACACCAACCCAACACTGTAGCATCTGAGGCAGTGAGAGAAAGGGGAATACAGACCCCAGCACAAGGAACAAACATGGAGAGGAGGGGCCCCACCTTGTCTGCGGCTGCCtcatccttctcctcagggtttGCATCAGGGTTCGGCTCCACATGGAGGTTCCAGCGATCGAGCTGCACAATGTTGCCATCTTCCACATGTGACAGGATCTTGGACAAAGGCTCATCCGTGTAACCCTGGTGAAGAACAGGACCTGGCGAGTCTCCTACCTGCCTCCCGCAGAGATGTCCCCAAAGACAGTGGGCTTTGGGAAGACATCCCACAGCAAAAGATGTGGAAAACATCGACTCTACTTGAATGCACCACAAAGTGAgactttaaatataaaacaatacATCTTCCTTCTAAAAGTCTCTcaaagtttaaaataacaatCGCTTTTGTTCATGTCCTAATGGATTATAATCTAATGCAGAATAATTCAAATGTCACAACAGTGACATTCAAATGGCACTTCTTTGTTGGTCTGTATTTAGGGCAAGTCAAAACACCCAGCCCATGCAAAGTCCCACCCATGTGTCTGGAACCAGAGCTGAAGCACTCAATCCCCCGCAGCAACAGCAGGCTCTTGCGCCCATCACTTACCCCACCCCAGTTCAATGTCCTGGCCAAGTCGTTCCCTGTCCCCAAAGGTAGGATGGCCACAGGAGGAGGTGGGTTGAGGCGTAACTGGTCCAGAATGGAGAGTATCCAGCCCACCTGATTGAGCAAGAGAGTGCCAAGAAACAGTTGGTTATTTCAAGGACTGGCAGGCAGGTGGAGGTGACTTGGAGCACTAGCAatggcagaggagcagagatggGGTCCCTTTAGCCACCACTGAAGCTACTCAGAGTCTTTAATGCTCCGAATAGATGCTGTGGGAGATATCAGTAACCCCAGTGAGGACAATGGCCCCCAAAATGGTGCGCAGTTCTGGTGTCTCCAACATAGTAAGGacttggagctgttggagcaagtccagaggaggccacgaggacaataagggggctggagcaccttccatacaaagacaggctgaaaaagttggggctgttcagcctggagaagagaagctgcctggagacttcagagcagccttccagtatgtgaagggggctacaaggatgctggagagggactcttcatcatgGATTGTAGCAGTGGACACGGGGCAATgggctcaaacttaaacagggaagatttaagttagatataaggaagaagttctttactgtgagggtggtgaggcactggcacaggttgccctaggaagttgtgaatgctccatccctggcagtgtccaaggccaggctggacagggcttggagcaacctggtctagtggaaggtgttcctgcccttggcaggggcttgcaactggatgatcttaaggtcctttccaacccaacccattctatgattcttaacAGAGCTGTAAGTCCAGACATGCCACAGACTAGCACTCCCTGAAACCGTGCATGAGGGGACCCAGAGTATCCAGTGGCACCAGCTGTACCGTGGACACTGGATTAGTGAggagggctgctgctggcactggaaAGGCACAAAGGGGCTGTGGGACTCACCGTGCCATCTCCCCCACATGCCAGGATCCGGAGGTTGTGGACCTTGCGGTACAGCTCCAGCCTGCAGGGAACagggagggtgaggaggggagggaagaggcatCAAAGGCGTTACACAGCAGATGATCTGTGTAACACCTCAAGGAGCCTGTCCTCAAGGGGTCCCTGTCCTCAAGGAGCCCTTGGCATTCACAAAGCCATGTGTCTCCCTCCCCACTGCCACAGCAGTGCACAGATTAGACCAGCCCTCCCGCAGGAAACACTGGCTGACCACAAGGTATCCTAGAGAGGCCTCTCAAAACATGAAGTCTTTGGAGGTCTCTTTGCACAAGGGAGCTGTGGAGCATCAGGTCTCTACCAGCTGTGGGAAGAGCTCTGGGGAGGAATctctggggcagggatgggggaacAGAAGAGAGCTGCTCCAGTACTCACGCCTCCTTGGGTCCACCCTGGCTGAGGTCAAAAACTTGCCGTGGGTTGAGATACCACATGAAGGATTGGATGATCTTGGCTCCCTGTGGGGAGAAGAAACACTTCAGGTAACAGGGAGCTCCCAGTGGATGGCAGAAGAAGGGGACAGGCCAAGACAGTGTCATTCTCAGGGGACTCAGGCAAAGCCTGGCCTAGGTGGGAATTGCCAGGCAGCAAACTGGCACTGTGGGGGTTGCCTtgcctcttctgcagctgagacATCACCAAAGGTATGATGAGACCTCAGCAACCAAATGGCAATGCCCTCACAGAGCTGCCTTCTCAGGAGATGCAGGACATGGCCATACCTGATTCCCACCGCTCTTGGGGTTCACAAACACCAGCAAGGGCTTCATGAGAGGAGCTGGCATGGGCTTGATGACAAAGGGTTTCCACCTCCCTTCCTGCAAGAGACACTGCAGGTCCTTCAAAAACAGGGAAACACAAACTGCCACCTCCAGCTGAGCCCTAACACCACGCACATCAGGACTGAGAGGAAGACAATGTCCCAGCCACCCCATAAGCCTATAGCTGGGATCTGCCCTGCCAGatctgccctgccctgccctgccctccctccACCTCAACCTCCTTAACCTCAGTGCAGACCCAGCACTGCTCCTCACTGCCCACTCCCTCCATGCTTCCAAGATAAGGTCATTCCCTGTCCCCCCATCTCTTACCTCAGCCCCCTTTTTGCTGGATTTCCGCTTGAACGAtgtcctcttcttcttcttacttgacttcagtggattctagagagaaaagaaacaaacccaaaagtcctgtgaggagctggTGGGCAAGCAGGAGCTGTGAAAGGGCCACAAGAGCTGAGGTGCCTTACCTGGGGCCGCCGGACTCGCAGGATCCACGTGGGAGGAACAACAACAGCAGCGTGAGCTCCCAGTGAGCAGGGCTCTTCGATGTGTTGCAGCATGAAGCAGGAGACTTTGCTGTGATACTGGGgaagaagacagacagaaaactcAGCTGCTCAGTTTGATGGGGACAgccaccttctcctcctcccagcttccccatGCCAGTGCAGGGAGTGCTGGAGGAAACCATGCAGGAAttatgaaatggaaaagcaatgaAGGGAAAGTTTCTCATAGAAGCTCACAGGTACCACAGTACAGCCTCTCTCATTAAGAAGAGCTGTTAAGGGCAGGTTGCAGAGAGGCAGCCTGGGGAGtcccagcagaaagcagacaTTAGTAGGTGCAGAACAGGCTGGTTAAGACATTCAATGGGGGCTTTGCTCACCGCTTGCTTGCACCAGGAACAGCTGATGGCTACAATCTCTTTACTGTGGAAGGCAAACTTCTGCTGGAAACCCTGTGGAGGGAAGGGTTAAGAGGCTTAGAAAATTCCCTCCCAGCTTTCTACCACCCAGCAGGACTTCCCCACCACCAAGAGAGATGTTAACAAAGACAGCATGCCTGCAGCTGGAGCCCTCTGTGTCCCTGTCCAATGGCCCCAACCACCACTATGGCACCAGGGAGGCCAGTGAGCTCTGCAAGGGTGTCCCTATTGCTCAAGGAAAGCATGTAAGGAAGACAGTCCTCTCCAGGACTGATGCGGCCCAGGGGAAGAACTCTATGTGGGAAGCACTTATGTAGTGCTTCAGCGTGGAAAACAGGACACAcggtgttggttttgttgtagGCTACTGCTGCCAAACAGGAATGGTGGGATGTCCCTGGTCCCCAGTCCTGTTCTTGTCCCTTATTTGACCTTAACTTTTCCCCAGGCtgactaaaaaaacccaaaccaacaagaAGATACCCTCTCACCTTGCCACACTGCCGGCATTTCCCTTCCTGCCGCCTCCGGTGTACCCAATGATGCCGGACAACAATGGGctaaaggggaaagaaaaagagaaaaaagagaaaaaataaaggaatgaaaGGCCCAATGTGTGAGGGAATGTAGGAACAGGCAGGAGGAACAGACACAGGCCAACCAGGACTTCTGCTCTTGCAGCAAGCCCACTGCTCACAGGCACAGCCCTCTGGGAGAAGAACCAGGGAGCAAGAGGCCAAATTAAGGTGCTCAAAGAAGGAATTAAAGCCAGAAAAAACAGGGagggaaaataaactgaagactgagaatcacagaaaacaaacccaatgGAGAGCGGGCACAGTGGAAAGGGGGGGCAGATGTAGGCAGCATCCAAGGCATATCTCTCACCTCCCGTACATTCCGGGATCCTGACTCCCTGAAGGAAGGTTTGCAGC
Encoded proteins:
- the DGKZ gene encoding diacylglycerol kinase zeta isoform X4; the protein is MSLLPDLIASPPVSSRKAIAKSSLQHMVAQPNPALTLRSDSERQIRSTVDWSETAVYGEHIWFETNVSGDFCYVGEQNCMAKLLQKPLSRRKCAACKIVVHTPCIEQLEKINFRCKPSFRESGSRNVREPIVVRHHWVHRRRQEGKCRQCGKGFQQKFAFHSKEIVAISCSWCKQAYHSKVSCFMLQHIEEPCSLGAHAAVVVPPTWILRVRRPQNPLKSSKKKKRTSFKRKSSKKGAEEGRWKPFVIKPMPAPLMKPLLVFVNPKSGGNQGAKIIQSFMWYLNPRQVFDLSQGGPKEALELYRKVHNLRILACGGDGTVGWILSILDQLRLNPPPPVAILPLGTGNDLARTLNWGGGYTDEPLSKILSHVEDGNIVQLDRWNLHVEPNPDANPEEKDEAAADKLPLDVFNNYFSLGFDARVTLEFHESREANPEKFNSRFRNKMFYAGTAFSDFLTGSSKDLAKHVKLVCDGTDLTSKIQDLKPQCLVFLNIPRYCAGTMPWGNPGEHHDFEPQRHDDGCIEVIGFTMTSLAALQVGGHGERLCQCRQVVLTTSKAIPMQVDGEPCKLAASCIHIFLRNQANMVQKTKRRNSMPLLNDQQPVPERLRIRVSRISMRDYEALHYDKEKLKEASVPLGIIVVPGDSDLELCRTQIERLQEDFAPQLSALEHLLFQEGDGAKPKTLSSQKLSAKWCFLDSTTADRFYRIDRAQEHLNYVTEISQDELYVLDPELVITQTVGTSPAMPDLVDLSAAPTEDHFAFPPSSSSPPSSPAPSTEPERCLLHKDDLIEAAKSGNFSKFQELHRAGRDLMVRDSSGQTVLHHAVKSGSKDIVKYIIDNAPSEILDATEEENGETCLHQAAALRQRTICHYIVEAGASLMKTDLQGDTPKHRAEKANDPDLAAYLENRQHYQMIQREDQETAV
- the DGKZ gene encoding diacylglycerol kinase zeta isoform X2, which codes for MSLLPDLIASPPVSSRKAIAKSSLQHMVAQPNPALTLRSDSERQIRSTVDWSETAVYGEHIWFETNVSGDFCYVGEQNCMAKLLQKPLSRRKCAACKIVVHTPCIEQLEKINFRCKPSFRESGSRNVREPIVVRHHWVHRRRQEGKCRQCGKGFQQKFAFHSKEIVAISCSWCKQAYHSKVSCFMLQHIEEPCSLGAHAAVVVPPTWILRVRRPQNPLKSSKKKKRTSFKRKSSKKGAEDLQCLLQEGRWKPFVIKPMPAPLMKPLLVFVNPKSGGNQGAKIIQSFMWYLNPRQVFDLSQGGPKEALELYRKVHNLRILACGGDGTVGWILSILDQLRLNPPPPVAILPLGTGNDLARTLNWGGGYTDEPLSKILSHVEDGNIVQLDRWNLHVEPNPDANPEEKDEAAADKLPLDVFNNYFSLGFDARVTLEFHESREANPEKFNSRFRNKMFYAGTAFSDFLTGSSKDLAKHVKLVCDGTDLTSKIQDLKPQCLVFLNIPRYCAGTMPWGNPGEHHDFEPQRHDDGCIEVIGFTMTSLAALQVGGHGERLCQCRQVVLTTSKAIPMQVDGEPCKLAASCIHIFLRNQANMVQKTKRRNSMPLLNDQQPVPERLRIRVSRISMRDYEALHYDKEKLKEASVPLGIIVVPGDSDLELCRTQIERLQEDFAPQLSALEHLLFQEGDGAKPKTLSSQKLSAKWCFLDSTTADRFYRIDRAQEHLNYVTEISQDELYVLDPELVITQTVGTSPAMPDLVDLSAAPTEDHFAFPPSSSSPPSSPAPSTEPERCLLHKDDLIEAAKSGNFSKFQELHRAGRDLMVRDSSGQTVLHHAVKSGSKDIVKYIIDNAPSEILDATEEENGETCLHQAAALRQRTICHYIVEAGASLMKTDLQGDTPKHRAEKANDPDLAAYLENRQHYQMIQREDQETAV
- the DGKZ gene encoding diacylglycerol kinase zeta isoform X5, whose product is MSLLPDLIASPPVSSRKAIAKSSLQHMVAQPNPALTLRSDSERQIRSTVDWSETAVYGEHIWFETNVSGDFCYVGEQNCMAKLLQKPLSRRKCAACKIVVHTPCIEQLEKINFRCKPSFRESGSRNVREPIVVRHHWVHRRRQEGKCRQCGKGFQQKFAFHSKEIVAISCSWCKQAYHSKVSCFMLQHIEEPCSLGAHAAVVVPPTWILRVRRPQNPLKSSKKKKRTSFKRKSSKKGAEEGRWKPFVIKPMPAPLMKPLLVFVNPKSGGNQGAKIIQSFMWYLNPRQVFDLSQGGPKEALELYRKVHNLRILACGGDGTVGWILSILDQLRLNPPPPVAILPLGTGNDLARTLNWGGGYTDEPLSKILSHVEDGNIVQLDRWNLHVEPNPDANPEEKDEAAADKLPLDVFNNYFSLGFDARVTLEFHESREANPEKFNSRFRNKMFYAGTAFSDFLTGSSKDLAKHVKLVCDGTDLTSKIQDLKPQCLVFLNIPRYCAGTMPWGNPGEHHDFEPQRHDDGCIEVIGFTMTSLAALQVGGHGERLCQCRQVVLTTSKAIPMQVDGEPCKLAASCIHIFLRNQANMVQKTKRRNSMPLLNDQQPVPERLRIRVSRISMRDYEALHYDKEKLKEASVPLGIIVVPGDSDLELCRTQIERLQEEGDGAKPKTLSSQKLSAKWCFLDSTTADRFYRIDRAQEHLNYVTEISQDELYVLDPELVITQTVGTSPAMPDLVDLSAAPTEDHFAFPPSSSSPPSSPAPSTEPERCLLHKDDLIEAAKSGNFSKFQELHRAGRDLMVRDSSGQTVLHHAVKSGSKDIVKYIIDNAPSEILDATEEENGETCLHQAAALRQRTICHYIVEAGASLMKTDLQGDTPKHRAEKANDPDLAAYLENRQHYQMIQREDQETAV
- the DGKZ gene encoding diacylglycerol kinase zeta isoform X3, producing MSLLPDLIASPPVSSRKAIAKSSLQHMVAQPNPALTLRSDSERQIRSTVDWSETAVYGEHIWFETNVSGDFCYVGEQNCMAKLLQKPLSRRKCAACKIVVHTPCIEQLEKINFRCKPSFRESGSRNVREPIVVRHHWVHRRRQEGKCRQCGKGFQQKFAFHSKEIVAISCSWCKQAYHSKVSCFMLQHIEEPCSLGAHAAVVVPPTWILRVRRPQNPLKSSKKKKRTSFKRKSSKKGAECLLQEGRWKPFVIKPMPAPLMKPLLVFVNPKSGGNQGAKIIQSFMWYLNPRQVFDLSQGGPKEALELYRKVHNLRILACGGDGTVGWILSILDQLRLNPPPPVAILPLGTGNDLARTLNWGGGYTDEPLSKILSHVEDGNIVQLDRWNLHVEPNPDANPEEKDEAAADKLPLDVFNNYFSLGFDARVTLEFHESREANPEKFNSRFRNKMFYAGTAFSDFLTGSSKDLAKHVKLVCDGTDLTSKIQDLKPQCLVFLNIPRYCAGTMPWGNPGEHHDFEPQRHDDGCIEVIGFTMTSLAALQVGGHGERLCQCRQVVLTTSKAIPMQVDGEPCKLAASCIHIFLRNQANMVQKTKRRNSMPLLNDQQPVPERLRIRVSRISMRDYEALHYDKEKLKEASVPLGIIVVPGDSDLELCRTQIERLQEDFAPQLSALEHLLFQEGDGAKPKTLSSQKLSAKWCFLDSTTADRFYRIDRAQEHLNYVTEISQDELYVLDPELVITQTVGTSPAMPDLVDLSAAPTEDHFAFPPSSSSPPSSPAPSTEPERCLLHKDDLIEAAKSGNFSKFQELHRAGRDLMVRDSSGQTVLHHAVKSGSKDIVKYIIDNAPSEILDATEEENGETCLHQAAALRQRTICHYIVEAGASLMKTDLQGDTPKHRAEKANDPDLAAYLENRQHYQMIQREDQETAV